Below is a genomic region from Streptomyces sp. RPA4-2.
TAGCCACTACTCAACCGGCCCGCGACCCCCCTGCGCGCGGCACGCGGAGCACACCCGGCACGCCGGGCACGCCGCACCGGTCCGGGCCGGATCGCGGGGTTACTGTCGGCGGCATGGACGGTGTTCGCCGAGGGTGGCGCCAGTGTTTGCTCGGCGGGGCGGTGTTCGCGGTGTGCATGGCCGGCACCACGCTGCCGACCCCCCTCTACAACCTCTACCAGCAGAAGTTCGGGTTCTCCGAGCTGATGGTCACGGTCGTGTACGCCGTGTACGCCTTCGGGGTCATCGGCGTGCTGCTGCTGGCCGGCAACGCCTCGGACGCGGTGGGCAGACGACCGGTGCTGCTGTGCGGCCTGGCCTTCGCGGCGGTCAGCGCCGTCTGCTTCCTGTGTGCCACCGGGCTGGGCTGGCTCTACGCGGGACGATTGCTGTCCGGACTGTCCGCCGGTCTGTTCACCGGCGCCGCCACGGCCTACGTGATCGATCTGGCACCGCACGGCAGCGGCTCCCGGGGCACGCTCGTGGCGACGGCCGCCAACATGGGCGGTCTCGGCTGTGGTCCGCTGCTCGCCGGACTGCTGGCGCAGTACGCCCCCTGGCCGCTGTATCTGCCCTTCGCCGTACATCTCGTCCTGGTGGCCTGCTCGGTCGCCGTGCTGCTCCGGCTGCCGGAGACCGTGGGGGAGCGGCGGCCGCTGCGCACGGTACGGCCGCAACGGCCCGGCCTGCCCGCGCAGGTGCGGGCGGTCTTCGGGCCGGCCGCGATCGCCGCGTTCGTGGGGTTCGCGCTGTTCGGTGTGTTCACCGCGGTCAGCCCGGCGTTCCTCGAACACTCCCTGGACGTGCACAGCCGCGCCGTGAGCGGGCTGGTCGTCGCGCTGGCCTTCTTCGCCTCCACCGCGGGACAACTCGCCGTCGGTGTCATCGGGCTGGGGCGATCGCTGCCGGTGGGCTGCGCCGCGCTCCTCGCGGGGCTGGCGCTGCTCGCGGGCGCGCTGCGGTGGGACCTGCTGGTGCTGGTCGTGCTGAGCGCGATCGTCGGCGGGGCCGGGCAGGGGATCGCGTTTCGCGGGGCGCTGTCCGCGGTCGCCCAGGCGTCCCCCGACCACCAGCGCGCGGCGGTCATCTCCCTGCTGTTCGTGGTGGCGTACGTGGGCATCTCGTTGCCGGTGATCGGCGCGGGAGTACTGGCGGACCGGATCGGACTGGAGGGCGCCGGGCTGGTGTTCATCGCGTGCATGGCGGTCCTGGTCGCCGTCGCGGTCCTCTACCTGCTCCGGCGACGAACACCGGCCAGGACGTAGGCGCGCGGGGACACGGCGACGTCCCGGGGTCAGGTCCTGCCCCGGCTCCACGGCCCCGAACGGGCGGCCGGCGACAGCCCCGTGGCTAAGACTCCGCAGCACGGCCACACCGGTCTCCGGTACGCCATCGACGTCCCCCATCCGCACGGATGTTCCCCTCGAGGGGTGTGGCGACTATGCCTCCGGGACACTTATGCCTCCGGGTCACTACGACGTGGTCCGAACCCGTACGCGCGGCCGGGAGGCGGGTCTGCCTCCCAGCCCGGTCACGCGGTGCTGTTGGGGCGGGCCAGGCCCAGGTCGTAGGCGAAGATGACCGCCTGGACCCGGTCGCGCGCGCCGATCTTCGCGAGGACCCGGCCGACGTGGGTCTTGACGGTGGACTCCGACAGGACGAGGCGCGTGGCGATCTCCCCGTTGCTCCAGCCCCTGCCGATGGCCACCAGGATCTCCCGCTCGCGGTCGGTGAGGGAGCGCAGCCTCGGGTCGGCGTCCGCGTCCGGTACGCCCTGACCCGGCAGATGCTGGGCGTACGCGTCGAGGAGACGCCGGGTCAGGGCGGGGGCGATGACGGCGTCCCCCGCGGCGACGGCGCGGATGCCCGCCAACAGCTCCTCCGGACGGGCGTCCTTGAGGAGGAAGCCGCTCGCCCCGGCGCGCAGGGCCGCGTGGGCGTACTCGTCCAGGTCGAAGGTGGTCAGGACGAGCACCCTGGAGCGGCCGCCCGTGGCGATGATCCGGCGGGTGGCCTCTATGCCGTCCATGCCCGGCATCCGGACGTCCATGAGGACCACGTCGGGGCGCAGTTCCGCCGCCTTGCGCACGGCCTCGGCACCGTGCGCGGCCTCGCCCGCCACCTCGGTGTCGGGGACGGACTCCAGCAGCATGCGGAAGCCGAAGCGCTGCAGGGGCTGGTCGTCCACGATGAGCACGGTGGTCAAGGGGTTCCGCCTTCGGAGCCGGGGAGCGGGGTGAGGTCGAGGGTCGCCTGTACGGCCCATCCGCGGCCGGGGCGGGGCACCGGCCCCGCGTCGACCGTGCCGCCGTAGAGCGCCGCCCGTTCGCGCATGCCGGCGAGCCCGTGCCCGTCCTCGTTCGGGGGACCGGCCGGCCGCGAGTCGTCCGGCGGCCCGGTGTCCTGGACGCGGATCCGTACCCGCGCGCCCTCCACCCCGATCGCGAGACGGACCCGCGTGTCGGCTCCGGCGTGCTTGAGGCTGTTGGTCAGCGCTTCCTGGACTATCCGGTAGACCGTCAGCTGTACGCCGCCGTCCAGTGCGTCCGTGTCACCGGCCGTCCGGTAGGTGATCAGAGGGCCGGCGGAGCGGATGCGCGCGCAGAGCGCGTCGATGTCGACGATGCCCGGCTGGGGACTGAGCGCGGGAGCCTCGGCCTCCTCGCGCAGCACGCCGAGCATACGGCGCAGCTCGCCCAGGGCCTGGCGGCCGGTGTCGCCGATGAGCAGCAGCGCCTGCTTGCCCCGTTCGGGGGTGACGTCGCAGGCGTACGCACCGGCGTCGGCGAGGGTGATCATGACGGCGAGGTTGTGGCCGACGATGTCGTGCATCTCGCGGGCCACCCGGGTGCGTTCGGTGGCCGCCGCCAGTCTGCTGCGCTGGTCGCGCTCGATCTCCAGCCGGGCCGCGCGCTCCCGCAGTCCGGCGAGCTGGGCCCGTCGGATGCGCACCGCCATCCCCACGGCGACGGCCGCGATCGCCGCGCTGAACAGGAAGAACAGCGCGTCCCAGACGGACACCACGGCGGAGGCCCGCACGGCGACCAGGACCAGGCCGACGGCCGTGACGGCACAGGCCCACGCCAGACGCCGCAGCGTTCCGTGCAGCGTCAGGCTGTACAGGGCGATCAGCAGGGCGACGTCGGCGCGCAGCAGCACACCGAGCGACCACTGCAGGAGAAAGACCGCCATGATGACGGCGAAGGCCGCGGACGGATTCCTGCGCCGCCACAGCAGCGGCAGCACCAGTCCGGCCTGCAGCGCCAGCATCCCGGCGAGGGGCGGGCGGGTGAACCTCGCGGCGAGTTCGCGCCGGCCGTCGTGCCCGTGCACCAGGTCCGCCAGACAGAACATCAGGAAGACCAGCACGACCACGGCCGTGTCCAGCACCCACGGACGCGCCCGGTCCGCCTGCCGCAGCCACTGTCCGCCGCGGGTCAGCCGGGCGAACAGGGGGCTCATACCGGCGGTGTCGTCGGCGGTCACGGGTGTCACCTGTCCATCGTGGGCGAGGCACTGCGGCACGGCACCCGGATGAGCCGGGCACCGCATCGACAGCGGACGATACGCGGGGTGCGCGGGCCGTCAGGCGTCGCTGCGCACCAGCCGGTAGGCGGCCCCCGCCAGCGCCAGCACGGTCCAGCCGACGAAGACGACGAGCCCGGCGGTGGGCGACAGGGTGGTGCTGTCATGGGTGAGGGCGAACATCGACTCGCCCGCGTTGCTGGGCAGGTACGGGCTGATGTCGTCCTGCCAGGAACTCGGCAGGAGCGAGATCAGGCCGGGGACCAGCATCAGAGCGCCGACCAGCACCGAGATACCGCCCGCCACCGAGCGCAGCAGCGCGCCGAGGGCGGCGCCGATCACACCGACCAGACCGAGGTAGAGGCCCGCGCCCAGCAGACTGCGCACCACACCCGGGTGCGAGAACGTCATGGCCGCGCTCGTACCGGACACGATGCCGCTCGCGAACAGGAAGGCGACGAACGCGCCGAGCGTGCCCACGGCGAGGGAGACCAGACCGAACACGGCCGACTTGGACCAGAGCACCGGCAGCCGGCGCGGCACCGCGGCCAGCGTGGAGCGGATCATGCCGGTGGAGTACTCGCCCGCCGTGACGAGCACGCCCAGGACGCCCAGCGCCAGTTGCGCGAAGTTCGTGCCGAACAGCGACAGGCTGACGGCGGTGGAGTGGGCGAAGTCCGGGTCCATGTGGTGGCCGGAGTTGATTCTCGACTTGAACTGGGCCGCGGCGATCAGGCCGAAGGCCACCAGGAAGAGCAGGCCGAGGCCGAGCGTGATCCAGGTCGAGCGCAGGGACCACAGCTTGGCCCACTCCGAGCGCAGCACGCGGCGTCCGGTCACCCGGTAGTCGGGGCGTGCGACGGGTGCGGGGAGCGGAGCGGAGGTCTCGGTCGCGGTGATGGTGCTCATGCGGCCCTCCCGGGGGTCTCGACGCCGGCGCCGGTCGCGGTGGTGGAGCCGTGGTACTCGACGGCATCCCTGGTCAGGTCCATGAACGCCTCCTCCAGTGATACGGACTTCGCGCTCAGTTCGAACAGCGCGATGCCGTGCTCGGCCGCCTTCAGCCCGATCTGGCGTGCCGTCACACCCGTCACGTGCAGTTCCTCGGAGCCCGCGTGGCCGGTGATGTCGACGCCGGGACCGGCCAGCACCTCCCGCAGCCGGGCCGGATCGGCGGTGGCCACCTTCACGGTGTCGCCGCCCACCTCGCGGATCAGGTCCTGCACGGTGGTGTCGGCCAGCAGCCGGCCCCGTCCCACGATGATCAGGTGGTCCGCCACCAGCGCGACCTCGGTCATGAGGTGCGAGGAGACGAAGACGGTACGGCCCTCGGCGGCGAGCTCGGTGAGGAGGTTGCGGATCCAGAGCACGCCCTCGGGGTCGAGACCGTTGACCGGCTCGTCCAGCATGACCGTCTGCGGATCACCCAGCAGGGCCGCCGCGATGCCGAGGCGCTGGCCCATGCCGAGCGAGAACGCGCCCGCCCGCTTCTTGGCCACGCTGCCGAGCCCGGCCAGTTCGATGACCTCGTCGACCCGGCGGCGCGGGATGCCGTGCGTGAGCGCGAGCGCGAGGAGGTGGTTGTACGCCGAACGGCCGGGGTGGATCGACTTGGCCTCCAGCAGCGCGCCGACCTCCTGCAGGGGGGCGGCGTGCTGGGCGTAGCGGCGGCCACCGACGCGTACCGAGCCACTGCTCGGGGCGTCCAGCCCGACGATCAGGCGCATGGTCGTCGACTTCCCCGCGCCGTTGGGTCCCAGGAAGCCGGTGACGGTGCCGGGCCGGACGACGAAGTCGAGATGGTCGACCGCCGTCTTCTCCCCGTACCGCTTGGTCAGCTGCTGTGCCTCGATCATCGCTCATCCCTCGCGTCCGGGCGCCACACCGGTTCTGGAGCGCCTCACCTGCGACGTTAGACGCCAGGGACCCCGCGAGCCGTGGTACCGGGGGGTGAACTACGGCCATCGGGTGGTACCGCGGTACTACCCGGCACGGTCCGACCGTGAGCGAGGGCGGTGTGCCGGCGCCGGCCGTGGTCCGCCGGTGCCGGCGGCTTCGGCAGGTGCAGTCGGGCGGTGGATTCGAGCGATGGATCCGGACGGTGGATCCGGGTGGTGCATGCGGCCGGTGGCGCCGGCGTCGGCGCCACCGGCCGTGACCCGGGGTCAGTTGCTCGCGGTCATCCGAACTGGCCGGGCTGGTAGTCGCCGGCGGGCTGGCGCACGATGACGTTCAGACGGTTGTAGGCGTTGATCAGGGCGATGAGGGACACCAGCGCGGCGAGCTGTTCCTCGTCGAAGTGCTTGGCGGCGTTCGCCCAGACCTCGTCGGACACGCCCCCGGCGGCGTCGGCGATCCGGGTGCCCTCCTCGGTCAGCTCCAGGGCGGCGCGCTCGGCGTCGGTGAAGACCGTGGCCTCCCGCCAGACCGCGACCAGGTGGAGACGGAGGGGGGATTCACCGGCGTGCGCGGCGTCCTTGGTGTGCATGTCCGTGCAGAAGCCGCAGCCGTTGATCTGGCTGGCCCGGAGCTTGACCAGTTCCTGCGTCGTGTGGGGCAGTGCCGAGTCCGAGACGACCTTGCCCGCCGAGTTGATGTGCCGCGCGAACTGGGCCGTGAGGGGGCTGGTGTAGAAGTTGAGACGGGCGTCGGCGTTCATGGTGGTCTCCTCGTCGCGTCGGTGGATTCACACCCTTGACGGACCGGATCGGCGGGATGTGACATCAGGGCGGTGCGGCCGGATGTGACCTGCGTCTCCCTGTCGGACGGGCGCAGCGGATGCGGCGGGGACGGGGCGGTCGCAGCATGAGAGGCAGAGGTCTCGCCTCAGCGCCGAGCCGGGGGACACCTCGTGCCCTCGGCCCGATACGGCGGCTCAGGCCGCGGAGGTGCCGATGGCTCCATCCGATGCGACGCCCGGCCCCGGAGGGCCGGGGCCCGGCAGGACCGCGCCGCCCGGCGGCGCGGGGGCCGGTCCGCGGCCGAGCCCCGTGCCGCGCGTGCCGCTCGTGACGGACGGGGACCGGGCGCAGGCCGGGTCCGGACCCGAACCCGGGCCCGCGCGGGCCGATGCGTCCGGCCGCGCACCCGACGCGTGTCCAACGGGGTGATCGCCGCCGTGGCGCTCGGGTCCCTCGCCTTCACGCCGTTCACCGAGCAGTACGCACGCGAGTCGGTGCCCCCCGGGTACGGGGACTCGCCGGTGTTCCGGCGGACCAACCGTGTCCTGACGGCGATCCGGGGCGGGGTGTTGCCGGTCACGGCTCTGCTGGGTGCCGGGTACCACTTCGCGAAGCGGACCGCCCCGACCGGCATCGCCCTCAGAATGACCCAGTTGAACCACTCCGCCCCGTCCGGGCGCAGGCGCGGGCCCAGGCTCGGGGGCGTCCGCTGGGCCGAGGGGACGCCGGCATTCCGGGGAAGGGGCCTCGCACGCTAGGGTGAGCGGCCATTCGTGCAGGTGAGGGGCAGGGGAGTCGGATGCTGGATCACTCGGAGGACAGGCTTCTGGAGGAGGCCCTCGGCGCGATCGCCGGACAGGGGCGCCTCGGTGCGAAGTTCGCGGCCAGGTTCCTCAAACACGACGTCCACGAGATAGAGCTGCGGCTGCCGCTGAGCTTCGATCTCGCCCTCGAACGCGTCCGCGGGAGCCTGCTCGAGTCGACGGGCGGTACGGATCCGGCGCTGCTGCGCTCGGGGGCGGACGGGGCGGCGCTGCGCGTGTTGTCGGGGGCGGGCTTCGCGGCGATGAACCCGGTCGTGGTCACGGTCACCGTGACTCGTGTCGAGGAGGACACCACGGCGATACAGGTGCGGGCGGTGGCCAAGGAAGGCCTGATCAAGCAGCACGCGGGTGAGAAGACCGCGCAGCGTGTGGCGTCGGCGCTGGAGGGCCGACGGGGGTGACCCCGGCCGGCCCCGCCGGGCGCGCGTGCCCGTGCGAGTGCCGTCGCCCGCTCCGGCGAGCGGCGGGGGAGAGGTAAAAATTTCGCCTGGTCTAGTCCAAAGGGGAATCTGGTCTAGGCCAATCCATTGACATGGCCGCAACAGCATCACGAAGCTGGGGGCGAACCCCCTCTCCCCTGGAGGCACGCAGTGAGACGTCTTCGCGCATGTCTGGGCGCAGTCGCCGCCGTCGGACTCGCCGCGGCGGGCACGACCGCACTGATCGCGGGCAGCGCTTCCGGCGCGACCTCCGCACTCGCCAACCGCTGGTACGCCGCGGCTCCCTATCTGATGCCGCTCGACAACGACCCGCCGGACGCGGCCGCCATCATGGACGCCACCGGCCTGAAGGCGTTCCAGCTCGCCTTCGTCCTCGCCCCCAACGGCGGTGGCTGCAGCCCCACATGGGGTGGCACGGCCGCGGTCTCCTCGGACACCGCCGTCCAGTCGGTCGTCAACACCATCCGCGCCAAGGGCGGCGACGTCTCCGTCTCCATCGGCGGGTACGGCGGTACGAAGCTCGGCCAGGCATGCTCGGACCCGGCCGCCACGGCGGCGGCGTACCAGCAGGTCATCACCAAGTACGGTCTGCACGCCATCGACTTCGACCTGGAGGAGCCGGAGTACGAGAACACCGCGGCCATCAAGAACGAGATCGGCGCCGCGAAGATCCTCCAGCAGAACAACCCCGGCCTGTACGTCTCCGTGACCACCGCGGGCACGGCGGACGGTACCGGCTGGTTCGGCAAGCAGATGCTGCTGGAGGCCAAGTCGCAGGGGTTCACCCCGAACAACTTCTCCATCATGCCGTTCGACGGCGGCTTCAACGGCGCGGCCTCGCAGACCGGCGCGCTCACCAACTTCAACCAGATCCTGCAGTCCACCTTCGGCTGGGACCAGGCGACCGCCTACGCCCACGAGGGCTTCTCCGGCATGAACGGACGCAGCGACACCGGCGAGTACTTCACGCAGGCCGACTTCCAGACCGTGCTGGACTACGCCACCGGTCACCATATGGACCGCTTCACGTTCTGGTCCCTCAACCGCGACCGCCAGTGCACCCCGGCCGACAACGGCGGCCGCACATCGGGCACTTGCTCCAGCGTCGCGCAGAACTCCTGGGACTTCGCGAAGTATTCGGTGAAGTTCGCCGGAGTGACGCCGCCCACCTCGACTCCCACCCCGACCCCGACTCCCACGCCGCCGGGCACCGGGTGCAAGCCGGCCTGGAGCTCGACCGCCGTCTACACCGCCGGCAACGAGGTGTCGTACGGCAATCACAACTGGAAGGCCAAGTGGTGGACCCAGAACGAGACTCCGGTCGCCTCCGACTGGGGCGTCTGGCAGGACGAGGGCGCCTGCTGAGGTCCTGACGGAAACGGTGGGGCGGGGTTCCCGGGCTCAGGCCTCGGGAACCCCGCCCCACCGTGTGCCGGTCCCACGCTCGGTGTCCGCGGCTGTCGGGACACGAGTTCACGGCGGGTGTCCGCGGCCGTCGGGACGGATCACTCCGGTGGTCCGGCCGCCAGGCGGTCGTCCAGCCAGTCGAAGACACGTTGTTCGAACAACGCGCGGCCCGTCGGCTCGCAGTGCAGATGGGCACCCTCGGCCTCGGTGAAGCAGACCAGCGCCTTCCGACCGGGCAGCGCGTCGTAGAGCCGCCGCGCGGCTCCGGGCCAGAAGTGCTCCCCCTCCGGGTCGGTGATCAGCAGCGGAGTGGTGATCCGCCCGGCCACCGGGGTCACGTCGTACCGGGAGACCTCGGCCAGCAGGTCGTACGGCGAGTCGACCCCGTACGGCCGGGCCCGCCGGCGCCACATCGCGGCGAGCGCCGGGTCCGCGTCCAGAGCGTCACGGACCACGCGGTCGAACGTGTCGCGGTCACCGGAGTCCCACAGGCCGCGCAACTCCGGGCCGAGAGGGCGCCACCAGCTCTCCGCGACGGCGACGACACCCGGATCGGCGACCGCCGCGGCGATCCGGTGCTCGAACGCGAGCGCGCGCGGAACCCAGTAACCCGCCTGGCTGATTCCGGCGAGCGCGATGCGCCCGGCGTCGACATCGGACCGCGCGGACAGGAAGTCCACGACCGGCGTGACGACTTTCTCCCAGTCCGGACGGAACGTCACTCCGTGGTCGAACAGCATGGACTGCTGACCCGGCCCATCGAACAACAGCGCGCGGTGGCCCCGGGCCACGGCGGGCGCGCCGAGAAGCGTCCAGGCCGAGCTGACCGGGCCGTCGCCGCCGTTGTTGACGATCACGGTCGACAGCGGCCCGGGACGGTCGGGCGGGCTCACCAGGTAGCCCGGCAGCGTCCTTCCCTCGTACGGGATCGCGACCCGCTCGGCGGGCGGGTCCCATGCCTGCGCGAACCGGTCGAAGCAGTCGCGGTGCTCGCCGAACACCTCGCGCAGCCGTGTCTGCGGGTCCTCGCACGACTCGACGCCCACGAGGGCCAGGCCGAA
It encodes:
- a CDS encoding chitinase, which translates into the protein MRRLRACLGAVAAVGLAAAGTTALIAGSASGATSALANRWYAAAPYLMPLDNDPPDAAAIMDATGLKAFQLAFVLAPNGGGCSPTWGGTAAVSSDTAVQSVVNTIRAKGGDVSVSIGGYGGTKLGQACSDPAATAAAYQQVITKYGLHAIDFDLEEPEYENTAAIKNEIGAAKILQQNNPGLYVSVTTAGTADGTGWFGKQMLLEAKSQGFTPNNFSIMPFDGGFNGAASQTGALTNFNQILQSTFGWDQATAYAHEGFSGMNGRSDTGEYFTQADFQTVLDYATGHHMDRFTFWSLNRDRQCTPADNGGRTSGTCSSVAQNSWDFAKYSVKFAGVTPPTSTPTPTPTPTPPGTGCKPAWSSTAVYTAGNEVSYGNHNWKAKWWTQNETPVASDWGVWQDEGAC
- a CDS encoding carboxymuconolactone decarboxylase family protein; amino-acid sequence: MNADARLNFYTSPLTAQFARHINSAGKVVSDSALPHTTQELVKLRASQINGCGFCTDMHTKDAAHAGESPLRLHLVAVWREATVFTDAERAALELTEEGTRIADAAGGVSDEVWANAAKHFDEEQLAALVSLIALINAYNRLNVIVRQPAGDYQPGQFG
- a CDS encoding response regulator transcription factor, with the protein product MTTVLIVDDQPLQRFGFRMLLESVPDTEVAGEAAHGAEAVRKAAELRPDVVLMDVRMPGMDGIEATRRIIATGGRSRVLVLTTFDLDEYAHAALRAGASGFLLKDARPEELLAGIRAVAAGDAVIAPALTRRLLDAYAQHLPGQGVPDADADPRLRSLTDREREILVAIGRGWSNGEIATRLVLSESTVKTHVGRVLAKIGARDRVQAVIFAYDLGLARPNSTA
- a CDS encoding ATP-binding cassette domain-containing protein, which translates into the protein MIEAQQLTKRYGEKTAVDHLDFVVRPGTVTGFLGPNGAGKSTTMRLIVGLDAPSSGSVRVGGRRYAQHAAPLQEVGALLEAKSIHPGRSAYNHLLALALTHGIPRRRVDEVIELAGLGSVAKKRAGAFSLGMGQRLGIAAALLGDPQTVMLDEPVNGLDPEGVLWIRNLLTELAAEGRTVFVSSHLMTEVALVADHLIIVGRGRLLADTTVQDLIREVGGDTVKVATADPARLREVLAGPGVDITGHAGSEELHVTGVTARQIGLKAAEHGIALFELSAKSVSLEEAFMDLTRDAVEYHGSTTATGAGVETPGRAA
- a CDS encoding MFS transporter gives rise to the protein MDGVRRGWRQCLLGGAVFAVCMAGTTLPTPLYNLYQQKFGFSELMVTVVYAVYAFGVIGVLLLAGNASDAVGRRPVLLCGLAFAAVSAVCFLCATGLGWLYAGRLLSGLSAGLFTGAATAYVIDLAPHGSGSRGTLVATAANMGGLGCGPLLAGLLAQYAPWPLYLPFAVHLVLVACSVAVLLRLPETVGERRPLRTVRPQRPGLPAQVRAVFGPAAIAAFVGFALFGVFTAVSPAFLEHSLDVHSRAVSGLVVALAFFASTAGQLAVGVIGLGRSLPVGCAALLAGLALLAGALRWDLLVLVVLSAIVGGAGQGIAFRGALSAVAQASPDHQRAAVISLLFVVAYVGISLPVIGAGVLADRIGLEGAGLVFIACMAVLVAVAVLYLLRRRTPART
- a CDS encoding S9 family peptidase, whose amino-acid sequence is MAYRFNENDQFDHEVRIALGSVWRHGADVGEVLATSAALSDAGGETWFWTWAALGRRVREQGEKSAARGRSVSARDAFLRAAGYFGLALVGVESCEDPQTRLREVFGEHRDCFDRFAQAWDPPAERVAIPYEGRTLPGYLVSPPDRPGPLSTVIVNNGGDGPVSSAWTLLGAPAVARGHRALLFDGPGQQSMLFDHGVTFRPDWEKVVTPVVDFLSARSDVDAGRIALAGISQAGYWVPRALAFEHRIAAAVADPGVVAVAESWWRPLGPELRGLWDSGDRDTFDRVVRDALDADPALAAMWRRRARPYGVDSPYDLLAEVSRYDVTPVAGRITTPLLITDPEGEHFWPGAARRLYDALPGRKALVCFTEAEGAHLHCEPTGRALFEQRVFDWLDDRLAAGPPE
- a CDS encoding sensor histidine kinase, producing the protein MTPVTADDTAGMSPLFARLTRGGQWLRQADRARPWVLDTAVVVLVFLMFCLADLVHGHDGRRELAARFTRPPLAGMLALQAGLVLPLLWRRRNPSAAFAVIMAVFLLQWSLGVLLRADVALLIALYSLTLHGTLRRLAWACAVTAVGLVLVAVRASAVVSVWDALFFLFSAAIAAVAVGMAVRIRRAQLAGLRERAARLEIERDQRSRLAAATERTRVAREMHDIVGHNLAVMITLADAGAYACDVTPERGKQALLLIGDTGRQALGELRRMLGVLREEAEAPALSPQPGIVDIDALCARIRSAGPLITYRTAGDTDALDGGVQLTVYRIVQEALTNSLKHAGADTRVRLAIGVEGARVRIRVQDTGPPDDSRPAGPPNEDGHGLAGMRERAALYGGTVDAGPVPRPGRGWAVQATLDLTPLPGSEGGTP
- a CDS encoding ABC transporter permease; amino-acid sequence: MSTITATETSAPLPAPVARPDYRVTGRRVLRSEWAKLWSLRSTWITLGLGLLFLVAFGLIAAAQFKSRINSGHHMDPDFAHSTAVSLSLFGTNFAQLALGVLGVLVTAGEYSTGMIRSTLAAVPRRLPVLWSKSAVFGLVSLAVGTLGAFVAFLFASGIVSGTSAAMTFSHPGVVRSLLGAGLYLGLVGVIGAALGALLRSVAGGISVLVGALMLVPGLISLLPSSWQDDISPYLPSNAGESMFALTHDSTTLSPTAGLVVFVGWTVLALAGAAYRLVRSDA